Within Mercenaria mercenaria strain notata chromosome 15, MADL_Memer_1, whole genome shotgun sequence, the genomic segment caaaatttcaaagctatacttatagtttttgataaaaggTGGTCCCAAACAAAAATACCAACCagtaaactcaaattttctaagaacAACGATCAAGTGACAAAAATACCtcgtatatttttttcataaaatctgacatGCAAAAATTACGATTATAtacgaaaaatatttttacattaaaaacagtTTGGGCAATAATTTAGCGACGAGAATGTCCACATACGAGAAGAAGAGAGTTGCAAAACATACTTTAAGGAGCTTCAgacatttacatatatgtacatgtagtaaggtaaacatttgaattgtttaccatttgttttaaaagaacGTTCAAAAAGCAGAGCGACCGGCGCCGGCGACGCATCGTAAACAGAATGTTTAATTTAGCGGCGAAAATGTCCATAAACGAGAAAAAGAGAGTTGCAAAACATACTGTAAGGAGCTTCAGACATTCACATATAAGTACAAATAATAAGGTAAACATTTGAATTGTTTAACATCTGTTTAAGGGAAGGTTAAACAAACATAGCGAACGGCGCCGGCGACGCATCGTAAATAGAATGTACAACAATCATGCACACACTAGATTGTAatcaattaacaagagctgtgcgtaagacagcgcgctccactctTCGACAATTTGACAATAGAATGAATATACGTCTTAATAAGAGACCTCTGCTTTCAAAGGAAGATacaacaaggggcataattctgtcaagagcagataccacacatgcagatgatgatggtaaagaaatattttgaatttcaagtcattatcttatatagcacCAAAGTTTTGTCCAGAAAACGAAAgttgtcaacaacaaaaaatgtatgaaaggAGCAAAGGAGTATAattaaaatttggtcaaaaatacaaaatagtgtTATAAGGATTGTTACCTCTCATGCAGATGGTGATGATAAAGATACGTTTCAAgattcaagtctttatcttatattgtaataaagttatatccagaaaactaagatttccaaaaaaaaaaaacttaaagtatGAAAGGGTTTTAATTCTGTCAATAATACAATaggagttatggggattgtaaccacataTGTAGATGACAActgtaaagaaatgtttttattttcaagtcattatcttttaaaataccaaagatatgtctataaacgaaggtttcgaaaaaaaaaaaaaattacatgaaaataatcCCAAGTGTAacaattttgtgaccttgacttgggtataatgggcccagcccctgcacatactttctttgtatactggacaatgtttatgtgaacttacagtaagatataaacaatagtaacaaagatatgacagaaaaacaaaggttgccgaagaactttaaccttagaaataaccAATGTATAAcacagcccctgcacatactttgttcgTATGCTGAACAGTGTTTATATGAattaacagtaagatataagcaatactCAAAACAGAAAAGGTTGCTTTAAAATAACTAAGTATACTagtaacaccttgatgaccttaaccgaatagtggagctcgatatctaaatatataattttatatttatttatttatttactaacTTAATTTATTAACCTTCGTGATATTGTTTTGCTGGCAGACTATAGTAGGACTCAAACATGTAgtcaattattttaacaaaaatcgCGCCATTTAAAAATACTGCGCGGTGCAAGCATAGACAAAACTCTAAGTGGAGAATATAGAGCAAAGTAACGCATAACATCACTCTTACAAATGCATTCTGATTACGCCATTTGGTTCTCAAATCTGACTCAAAAATTGAAACTAATAGATTTAAACACTAAAAGATTTGATTAAGAATTATAATTGTCACATTTTCTTTCTCATACACTATTGGGTATTTTAGCAAAAAAGTGACATTAAAGCTGTTAATGGAGTCGATAACGCCGCATATAATCACTCGATTTCAAAAGAGGATTTATCAAACGGTGATATGAAAGTCCACAAGAATGGCGAACTGTCAAACGGATTCACTGACTTGGAAAAGGCAACAAACGGTGAAATAAGTCCCGATAAAGCACCTTATAAACCAGGTACAACTCAACAGAATTAAATCATAATGTTAGAATAGCAAATGCTTCCTCGAGGAGATTTGCTACAATAGAATATAAACACGCATAAAaaacgcgccacaaaataactgtattctttcgtATTTTCATTATGGtagttatacatgatttgcatgaaaaaaagagatgtacaagtatttagttacaaactaacagtgacatatattaggccaagacaatgtgatcaatgtcttaacatttttttgaactaatatagcaatatgtacagaaattagtacatttatttacagttcaatcacattttgtttacctcttcagtgtaagatagttattaatctatattttcaaaactattctgaaaagagattgcctgaaaaagtttgcagatgaagttgtgaagttgtgaaaacacatttattcaggaagggcctaaattgtccacctgataACTTGTACTATATCTGTATATTTCCTGTATTATACGGATGAATTTTACGTAGTTTTTTGTGGCTGaaaaaaatgtagatcactatgTCGTGATGGGTCTTTAACGCTATTATTATACCACAAATCGTACAAACAGTTCATGTCGATTAGCTATTTTTAGTTACATAAAGTGTTTTCTAGGCCCCTTGTACCGTTACGTCTCGCCATGGAAAGCGCGTTTATAAAAGTCGAGTGTTAACAGCACGTGATCCCATTGCTGACATATCTTTACTCGTCATCCCTTGACAGCGATAATAACAGCAGATGTATGCTAAATATTTACAGGGAGGGGAATATAACTTCTATCACTATGGTTTTTGGCAATCTGgagtaaaatagtttttaaattatTGCATATACTTGATATTATTGCATATTTGGTACAATTTTCGGGTCAAAATTGCATTTCGTTgtagtatgccaatatcgcctcAAGACACGTAAGCCCTGTATTATTATGCTTTTGTTGGCCCTGACCATAAGCAAATCTACATACCCTAAAGCCttgttcatttttcaaaatgttttggaTACTTTTTATTAGTTATCTTCTATCAAAGATTGTAGCTGTCATTTTGGATCGTATATATTCTTTTAACTGCGATTAGTTTGCCGGAAATATTGCCGTAGTAGTATAAAACTTCTGAATAGCTTAATACCAACATTGGCATGTGAGTCTTTTTCACATCTCTGCAGACAGAAATGCACTTTAAGAATTAAGTTAAAAACTGATTTGGTCCGTTGTTTTCATCAACAAGGTCGAAAAAACGTTTCAGGAATGATTATCGTAGTACATGTAGTCAACATGTATGTACTACATGTAACAGCAAAATAGATTTTCAGTGCTAAACTTCAGTGTACTATATCAATGCTGTTTTTCGTAGGTATGTTCAGGAATAACTCCATCTTTGAATTACACGCCACAAGTAGGGAAAATTCAacttaaatttaatgtaaacaatcgCCAATTACAGGTATACCTGAGAAGCTGCTACTCTCTTTTTCTGTGTACACAAATGCTCCAAAAATCCTGAACACTAATCAGCCAAAGGGAACGCTGACCAGCGTCAATGGAATCCGCTTCCTCAGTATGACCTGGGTTATTCTGGACATGTATATGTCATTGGGCTAAACTTAACGGGTAAGATTATTATAGCTtgcttaaatatatttctttctttcgtAAGGATTTAGTTAGACCTATACTATCTTAAGTACATACGCATTTTTAGCATTTGCTGGTGGAGGAAGTTCCTAGTTTAacgattttattaactatcacgaCAGCAATCTTTAACTGCCGTGTGCTGCTATAAAACGTCTACCCGAacctggattcagtgttgttttctggtcctttgggatcatgaagtccattcaatatatatatgtattagaGTTTCCGTTAATAAGGTGATAGGGGCGTGAGATGTGTTCCACATTTCatgacctctcatgaacagactcagtcaaaccgtatatgcttccaaagtatctttttacagattttatcaccTAAGTGATTTCAGGCTCAGTTGAGGACCTAAGTATATAGAGCAACATACTTTCCGTAAacaagctggatgacttccttacTTTAAAGAATTCTTTACTCAAAGCGAGGTTTCAAATTAGAGCGACAGACGATTTGACCAGGCGAACTCGCGACCTCCCGCTCTCAAAGATTATGTCATTAAACTATCGCGGCCTTTTAACCTCTCAGTTAAGTTTGTtactgattatttatttatttattttgttgggtttaacgtcgcaccgacacaaatataaGTCATatgattataggtcatatggcgacttttccagctttgatggtggaggaagaccccaggtgcccctccgtgtattatttcatcacgagcaggcaactggctagaaccaccgacctttcgtaatccagctggattgcttcctcacatggaaaatTTAACGCCCTGACTGAGGCTCtagcccacatcgatgaggggcaattgatttgaagCCAACGACGTTAACAGCCTAACCACGGAGCCACCCACCCCCCTCCCCCGCTTCCCCCACCTTGTTATAAATTATGGTAAATAGACTAATATTATTTCGTATGTCATATACATTGACATTTGATCAGTTTTTTTTAGCAACTGATTTTATACTTCCCTAATATTTATGCTAAACTGTTTATGTAGTGATTAAATTAGACGAATAATATCCTATGACATGCTCGCAAGCGATCAGATATACCGTAGTGTAACTTATACAAAACTTTAGTCATTTTGCTAGAAAATCAGAAACAATTTTCGTACGTtcttacattaaatacttttatttttgttgacAATTTGGCAACGTTTATTCCACAAATAGCCAAACGATTCACATTCCAGGCGATTATGAATGCAACATTGTCTGTAGATACCTTTTTCGTCCTCAGGTTATATtaaagtttgtgtgtttgttttatttttttttttgtgtgtgttttgttttgttgtaaattattttgtttctgttgtgagttgctttcgttttttcttcttttttaggttttattttgtttcgttttgttttattatgaaacTTTATAAACTATGTTAGCAAACTGAAAGGATGCAACAATGCAATCCAGTGAATTATATGAAGTATTAAACCCCAAGGGTACAGATACAgtttctttgaaaatatcagCTAGACTACGTTTTTGcttgataagaaaaaaataacacttGCTGGATTTTCTCTAAAGATCTCTTAACACCACATGTTCGTTAGTGATCGTTTTGGTAATTCATCAGagatacttttaaattttatgatgctAACACtttaatttacaatttttgtttcatttcctaAGCACCCTTGGAGTCTCAGAGACaacaattatgaaatatattattttcttaacATTCGTCTTCTTTAACTGGGctagtttttaaagtttttgtgtGCCATACTATCATGAGagattttataatttcagtggTTTGTTAGTGTCATACCTTTCGTTACGTGAGATGAAAAAAAGAGGAGGAGCGTTAAAATTCAACTGGCTGTTGTTTTACTTTCATAGATACTGGAGGTATGACGTCATATGATGATCTATATTCCAATAATGTACTTGAAACTGATGGTCCTCACGAGTTGACTTGAACAATGCTGCAATCAACATATTGTAACATATTGTGAAGTGTTGCTTCAAGTCTTAGCCCTctattatatatacaatgtaatacaagatttataatatatatttaccatTAAGTGTTACTTACATACTTACAGACAGGATACATGCTATAAGATTTCGTTAAAATATTGCTTTCTGTCTGACCTTtctacattaaaatttatttgcattttaatattGCTTTTAGTCTGACATCTCTATACGCGCTATACATTTGTTTACAGACTCTCTTGTCTATACCTGTTACTGTTTTACATTCAAACTATGCTTCCAGGTTGACACCACCATACATGCTACTGCTCATGTTGTATGTACCAACGTTTAAATACTGGGCATACGGACCATTCTGGCCACAGACAGGCTTAGACGTCAATGAATGCAAAGACACCTGGTGGACTAATTTATTATACATCAATAACGTTTACAAAGCAGACAAACAAGTTAGGATTAAAtgtgttaaaaataatttttccgaGTTTTCATGTTGATATAATACATGGCATGTTTGCTGAATTTTCGACATTGGGTTAATATTGATACAAAGTAGAGAAACGTTATTTGGTGATATCAAGGAAGCATTTATTCACAAAACAAGCCATCATTAATTTGAGGAAAAAACTTGTGGTCTAACACATTTGCTTTTCACTTAAATCAGCTTGGTCATATGTGTGTTTATTGTAATGTGTTATATGTATCAATGTTTTGCATATTCTAGActtatataagcaataaaatatgaaataacacaTGCAGTTCTAGCAGGAGTCTCAGCGGTTTCTAGATGTATATTTCAGTCATTATATGCTTTTCAATTATAATGTTGATTAGTAATagtattttttgacaaacttatATCTTTGTACTAGAAAATTATTGCTTGGAAATGTTGAAATCTTCTACCAGCGTCTTTGGTACATGTCGTGGTATCCCCGTATTATTGACTGCTTTGTTTTAGTGTATGGAATGGGGCTGGTACCTAGCCAACGACATGCAATTCTATGTGATAAGTCCTTTTATGCTGGTTCCTCTTTATTAGTAAGTATTTACGTTGCGCTTTTCTAGTAAGATTACTACTAAGCGTAACTATTTCCACTTTTCTAGTAAGTTTACTGGTTCTGTTTTTCAAGT encodes:
- the LOC123565969 gene encoding nose resistant to fluoxetine protein 6-like; this encodes MSINEKKRVAKHTVRSFRHSHISTNNKQKSDIKAVNGVDNAAYNHSISKEDLSNGDMKVHKNGELSNGFTDLEKATNGEISPDKAPYKPGIPEKLLLSFSVYTNAPKILNTNQPKGTLTSVNGIRFLSMTWVILDMYMSLENQKQFSYVLTLNTFIFVDNLATFIPQIAKRFTFQAIMNATLSVDTFFVLSGLLVSYLSLREMKKRGGALKFNWLLFYFHRYWRLTPPYMLLLMLYVPTFKYWAYGPFWPQTGLDVNECKDTWWTNLLYINNVYKADKQVRIKCVKNNFSEFSSWSYCMEWGWYLANDMQFYVISPFMLVPLYYEHSVRLFVKYYVVILLYADISEIITYTNRLNPSVFCIYVATDIEMHFNNNLLISSQDQTVGMKLYIKPWNRVGPYVVGFFTGYILYKTECKVKMSKVVNLVGWSVATAMAVSVLYGLYTSDGSPPDFSNSVSALYNATSRTAWGLSVAWVIFACATGYGGPVNALLSWRGIIPLSRLTYCAYLVHPLVIYVYIFSRRTMMHWYDLEMIYLFLGHLCVSYAAAFLLSLAFECPMIGLEKVLLGRKKNS